The nucleotide sequence CAGTTGGCCACCGAATTCGCAACTGGGATCAGGTTTTATGGTTATCGTCTTGATAGATGCGACGTTAAGTTCGCCAAGTTAGACTCGTATATCAGCAACTAGTTGGTAAACACTCATCACAAAgttgatttgaaaatatttaacgcTGTAAGTTTGttcattgcgcatacgccgtgttaACATGTGGGTGTACCTACCACATTACGCATTCGCACCGTTTGCTCATAGAGCTGGGGCTTTGATAGATAAGAATCGGGCTGAAACAATGTCATTAGTCCAGTTAACGTGGCCTGACTAAACAAGCTAATTTCCCAGTTACCAAATGTCGGCAATTTTCGGTCAGTTATTTTGAATGAATCCAATCATCCGAGCATTAAACAATGTGGCCTCTGCAAAGTTTAGCTTTATTTTCATGTTTAGGAGCTCTTCAAGTGCACAGTGtgagttatttaaataaaccaTAATTTTAATACATAAAGTACTACTTCTTAAGCAGATCAGACTGCGGCTTGAGCACTTTTATGTCAAATCTTTTGTACCAGATGATATGTTCGCGGAGTATGACATTGTCGACTATGAGAAAATCAATGTGAATCTCACAGTTCAAGTGCCCTTTCCTGGCAAGCTTCTCATCCACATTTTCGTAAGGAAGCTGTCAGATCAAGTTGGTGGTTCGAACTACTTCGATCTGATTCGCATGACGAACAAGGATCTCTGCAAGCTCCTCGATTCACTTCGCAATATTACAGTGGAGGAAATTCCGGGCGAAAGCCTTTTGCCCTCGACTTTTGTTGTCTCATGTCCTTTGGTTCCAGGCTTCTATTTTGTTGAGAATGGCGTTATTGATTCCAAACTGGTTCCTTTCCGCATTCCCGATGGCAGATACATGGTACTTTTTGAGCTGATACAAGTCTACGAGGAAGTTATGAAGCTGATTTCATGCAGAATCAAGTTTTCCATTAAGACACCACCTGGATACACGGAACCATCgctgtttaaaaatagcgAGGAAAATAAAGCGACTGAGAAGCCAGTAGAGAAAACCGAAGAAGCAAGTACAGAGGTTACTCAGTCGAAAGAGGATAGTTCGGAAGTATCAAACGATTACGaataatgtaatttttgtaacttaaattttttcaaatatattatacATGGAGCCTCTCCCTTTTTTGCTAAATTTTTTCAcccaaaaaaacaatttttacacattttctgCAAAATAGTACCATCTATCACCGAGTTTCGGGTgcgtaataaaatttattatctCCCACTAAAAATTCGCCGGGATTGAGACATATCGCACATGTTACAGCCACGCCcataaatgttaattaaaaaacccAGGGGCATGGGAAATATATCAAACATGAATTTAAACCGCGCGAGACAAGCCGACGACAAAGACTAACTCAAAGATATCCATTCAATCCaatcttttaatttgttgtcaTGGTAAACTTTGTTTGTGATATCCATTCGACAcgtatttgtttttgtggAGTACAAACTGTGGAATGTTTTTTTGAGCTGCGTTGACATTGTGGCGGCATTCTCGAAAGTTcgttatttacatatttagaGCAGGGCGAATGTTTCCGGTTTTCAGCTGCAAGATCGTCGTCAGCATCATCAATACTTGCACGATGactgggcaaaaaaaacacTTGGCCTCCGTACCAATCATATGTTGGTTTTTATACCATCGCCCAGCCCAAAATGGTTCCGTCGTTTAGCTTAACTTTTATTGATTTAGTATTCCACTCTACAGGCCTGACAGCTGTTCAAAGTGTCAAATATTTATGGATCCTCTGCTCAAGtgataatttatattttaattggctTGACCACTGATCATTCGATCATTGGATCTTGAACTTCAGATTAACTTACCATTTGAATTGGGTGATCGAGGGGCTCTAGATACACTGAATTAGCAATTAAACTGCCTGGCATTACAATTTCCGCCTTCTTCCGggttttgtttaaatattactCCGCTGACCGCATTTGAGGTGACCTTCATTTGTCGATGTCTTCATTTACCCAGtctgattattatttaatcaACGATCAACTTCTTCAGTGGCTTAGCGAAGCAAACAAAAGATGCCACCACCAAGTAAACAGGGCAGCCTGGTTTTGCTGCTCGGTCCCGCTGCCGAAAAAATTggcccgaaaaaaaaaaaaaacaaagcaccTGCCTCaacatgccacgccccttgAATCGTctgcttttggccaggttTTTCTGTTTATACTTCTTTTTCGCTTACCGTCTTATTTATGCGAGACTCTTTTGTTTATGTATCGTTCATTTGTCCTCTTCTTCATTGCAAACTGCAGTTTACACATGACATTATCATCGATGGTCACCCAAAAGTTTGGCTATAAAAAGGCCTGATGCCAGATGGAGCCATGTGCAGTCGATATTTGGATTAATCAGCGTAATCATctccccagcagcagcaatcatGAAGTACCTAGCTCTGGTGAGTATTTGGATATAACATTTGGATTAATAATTGGATTAaatgatttccaattaagtgcAACATATGAAGTTGTTTGTTGAAgtatattaaattttcaatttgtacTAAAAATCTATTGTAATTCACATTTTTCAGACCATTTTCGTGTGCCTTATGGCCATCGCCCTCATTTCTGCCGTGCCCGTGGATGAGTCCCTGATCGGCGATAATATCTACCAGCCTGCCTTCGACGATGTCCAGCGTCCCCAGGATCCGCAGGCCATCTTCAAGCTGAAGAAGCTGCTCAAGTTGAAGAAGCTCCTGGGTTAGGAGAAATTCGCAATAAGCTTCGTTCAGATTCTAGTCCAGCCAATTGGGAACCTTGCCTCCCCCACTACATTCGATTTTCAAACCGTTTTGTTTAGACAATACCCAAtaagcacaaacacacaaacacacacaaaagcacATACATACGAGTAAAGTATACGTAATCGtaactaaaataaatgttattttcaTACACGTCGGCTTTTCTTATATCATCGAAGCGTCGGGGATGAGATCTCCATGTGTGTCCAAAAAGGAGCTAATGACTGGCAGCGGGTcgggtttttgtttgcctaGATCTGAATAAGAAACCCGTTTCGGATCGTTTCTGGGTAGAGAGTGTGAAAAGCGAACGGAATCTTCCTTACATGCGTATAAATATTGGCCAATCTCAGTCGTAAATGAATCAAGTGGGTTCAATGATGTGCTAATACAAGGAGCCCACTGTGAGATTAATGATCATACCTACTTTCATTAATTGGCATGATTAGTTAACTTGATATGCCAGTAATATTATAGCTTaactaaatataatatattaaatattttcaagtatcaaaattatgtaaaaagtAACGATAACTCATCACATATTGACATATTGAGAGCTGGTCACGAAAAATCGGACATGATTGCCATCAAGTTGAAGCACATGGTTCCAGCCTTTCAACTTACCATAAATTTTAACATTCAGGTGTATTAGTAGTATTAGGAATGATTTTAATGTGATcgtaaaaaaagaaaattatttggAATTGAAGGTTGGACCTCttcaaacaaaagacttaagaagcgaacttgttttttttttgggcaccattttgttttaaccttgcaataaaaaatgaataagtAAAGGTTTCGTTACCAAatactttctttaatttcaCTCTTGTTTTTCTTCTTAAAAACCTAAACACATGTTAAGTTAAACTATAAATCCATAAATGTGAGGGTGTGGTGTCTAGCCCAGGAACAGCAGCTTCTTGAGCAGCTTCAGCTTGAGCAGGAAGGATTGGTCGTCGGATGGGTTGACGGACTCACTGCCAGGACCTTCGAAGCCATCGGGAATGGCCTCCTCGCGAGGAGCAGCACTGGTGGCCATGAAGCACACGGCAAGGCAAAGGAAGACGCTCTGTAAAGGAAGGGTCAGTAAAGTTCCTTGGTATTCCGTGTCGATTTTTAGTGACGCACCAGGAGCAAGAACTTCATGTTGTATGTGGCTAGATGTATGTAGTAATCGATCGATGGATTCGCACTGCGCGTTGACAGACCTGCTTGCACTGATCACCAGACCCCGCCGACCCGTCTATTTATATGCCTGTTCAGTTGAGAGTGAGTTGCTCGGCCGGCAGACCGCTCGTCTTTCATAGAAACTAAAACAACGCGAAGCATCAGCCAAAGATTCAGTGATTCACATGTCGGCGGGCGGGGTGGTATATCAATCTGTTTGGACTATTAAAAGTGATTTTAGTCCAACACGCAATGTGATAACAAAAGCCAGGTTCCCTTTTTCGTAGCCAAGTAGATTACCTTATTGTGGTGCCATTGTTGAACTTGCGACGCCTTATGTTTGGGCAATTTGTTGACTTGCGGTTTCTCCGGCTTCACTTCTTTTTGCTAATCGGTGTTTCCTTGGTTCTGGGTTCTATTTGACTTGGCCATTAGCTGCGAGCGGAATCTCTGCTAAATATTAATTAGCAACTTGACATTGGCCTTAACGTTCAGATCAGCCATTAGCTTTTCGTTCACACCTCCATAATAGGCTAGAGTAGCTGAATTATCCGAAtatagttatatttttaagtgtGTATGCTGGCAGACGGCGAATAACCCATTGCGCAAAATTGATAAGATTTTgagatttaaatttaagcagGCGGTTTGAAAATGCCGACCTGCCAACTTTTCGAAATTAGCTGCAttgagtaaattaaaagtcGAATGTAGAgttatttgtaaatttctaaATATTTCACATCCAAGCTAAAATCTGTAAAATCGAAGTAATTTTATTcttataattaaatgtgtttacattttaattaagatttGCTTTCCATAATTATCAATCAAGATTTACAAAATGGAGTAGAAAAGAGGAAAATACATAAATCTCCTCTTTGATTTTCccacttttgaaaatttaaataaatagcgCCAATTTTCCAGTGCTGCCACTCTTATCAAAAAGTTTGCAAGAGAACAAAAAATCGATTGGCCTCGCCAACAACATTACTCACTGCACTAATcgattataattatatattaaagcACAAAAAATACCAACAGATATCGAAATTCGATAGCATCGATACGCTgtaacaaacaaataaaaaaaaagaaacaaattagtcaaattacaaaatttatCAGTTATCCAATTGCACACAAAAACCAACTCAAAATTAGCCCAATTTCCATCGCAGGCCCACACGAAGAGAACAAACGGATACAATGACGGGTTCGTTCAGTGTGAAGCTCAAGTCCAAAAAAGGTCAATTCATTGTCAACGACCTGAACGAGCATACGACGCTGGGGGAGCTGAAAACGAAAATAGTCCAGGCCACCGACATCGAAGCGACGCAATTGCACGTCCTAGTAGGCTATCCGCCCAAGCCATTGGATCTctcgcagcagcaggagcagcgcgCCCTCAAGGCGGTCGGAATCAACAGCGGAGAGACGCTGATTGTGGAGGAGAAGGCTGcccctgctcctgctgccccTGTGCCTGGCGGCACCACCGTGGAGGATGACGAGGCGCTGGCGCGTCGTCTGCAGGCCGAGGAGGAGGCACAGCTGCTGCAGGAAACCGCTGGCGGTCCAGTCGCCCAGGCAGCAGACTACCAGCTGCCAGTGGCGCCGACGGAAAGCGGACCGAATGGCGACTTTAATGGCATACTGCTGAAGAAGGTGGTGCCGGCGGACAATTCGTGCCTCTTCACCAGCATACGATTCGTGCTCAACGGGAAGGTGGACAACGAGGGCAGCGAAATGATGCGTCACATCATTGCGCAGGAGGTGGCCGCCGATCCGCAGAGCTACAACGACGCCGTGCTGGGCAAATCGAATGCCGAGTACTGCGCCTGGATACAGAAGGCGGATTCGTGGGGCGGCGCCATCGAAGTGTCCATACTGTCCAACTACTATGGCATTGAGATCGATGTGGTGGACATACAAAACGCCATTATCAATCGCTTTGGCGAGGACAAGAACTTTGGACTGCGTGTCTTCCTGCTCTTCGATGGCATCCACTACGATCCGCTGTACATGGAGACATCGCCGAGTGCTGCGCCGGCCACCATCTTCCCGGTGGAAGAGCTGGGCGTCTATCAGCAGGCCGAGCAGTTGGCCAACGAGGCGCAGTCCTCCCGCCAATACACCAATGTGGATAAATTCACGCTGCGCTGCATGCAGTGCGATGTCAGGCTGGTCGGCCAGGTGCAGGCCCAGGAGCATGCCAAGCAAACCGGACACAAGAACTTTGGAGAGATTTAATACGTCCTGATCTTCGGCACCGTCTACATTGTGGCATTCATGCTGTTCGCCTACTACCTGCTCACCACCTAGCCACAATCGCCGTGCGAGGAGTCATCTCATTAGCAGTACTACCTCCACATCACCGCCTACCTAAGTTATTAATTATTGAATTGAGCCCAGCCGCCTGTATTCATGTTAGTCCCCTTTTAATCCCTTTCggaatgcaataaaatatacCTTCATCTACACTAGGCAAGTCTTGGAGTTGGTACCTATATAGCTATAAGGTCAAGTTCCAGAAAGCTGTCCTGAATTCACAAGGCAACCAACTACGTACGTACTTTTTTACTGAGCGTCGAACAAAACCGAGGCTCTCAACTGTTCAAttacattaaatttaaaatagttaTCTTAGGTCCAGTGCTAGGAAGCCCATGGTGGGGTCATGGCAGCGGGATTCTGGAGGTAGGACATCACCACCGCACTGACGCTCAACATAAAGGAGGAGAGCACCTGTTTGGCATCGTCGCTGGCCCGAGAACTGGCGAAACTAATGCAGGAGCAGTACAGCGCAAACCAGGCGCACCACTTGAGCTGTGTAGGTGGGTTACATACTGATAAATGCCAAGTCACTTGGTTGTAATCTTTGGGGTGTTATTACCTTCATCATCAGTCCACACATGGAGAAAATCATGCCCAGAATGTTCATGTAATCCGGCATCATGTCCTCGTTGGCGCCGCCGCTCTGGCCCTGGTTCTTGGGCGCCTTGTAGCGGTTGATCTTCTCCTTGCGGCGCGGATCCACGGTCAtgttcatttttaatttatttaattttcaccaATTTAATCGAAAAACCAGGTCAGATTGCAATGGATGTTTGCGTGGAATGTGAATGCCGTGCAGGTTGCTTACGTTCTTATTTGACTGGCATTTCGGACACAAGGTGGCAACGCCCCTTCATCAGCTGTTTCTTTATTTACACCGCCGCCACACGCAcgtttaaaatagtttttttttaattacataaaaatcACAGAAAATTGCAACAGATAACATGGCTCTGCGGTTGATTAGCCGTTCAATGAGCTGCCACATACGTGGCTTGCAATTAAATGCCACCGGAAGACGGTTAAATAGTTACAACATCAGCCGGCTGGTTATTCTGCCTGCAACTTGGTCTTGCTCACAAAATCGCCTGCTGCACGTGAGGATTACGGATCAACAAGCCGGTTTGGAGACCAAACGAGAGGCCAACAGGAACCAGAATCCTTTTCGCGAAGAAGTTTTTGAAGAACTTATCACAGCAGCACCCAAGGAGCACCAGAAGTTTAAGCCAGAAAAGAAACCCAAAGAGAAGTCCACCAAAAAGGTGCAGGATTTTGGTGATCCGGACACCTTTGGCGATGCCAAGGTGGCTGCAACAGAAGACCCGGGTGATGTCGAGGAAGAGGAGTTCCTTAGCAATTCCACTAGGCGCTCAAAGAAACTAAAAGCCGTGGAATACGCCCGCCAAATTAAGGACCATCTTAAGGCGAATCGCCTAAATGAGGCCATCGCCGTGCTGGAGCAACGGATGCTAAAGGAGGATCGCGCCAAGCCGGACAAGTACATATACAATCTGCTGATCAGTGGCTGTGCCAAGGCGGGCTACACCCGCAAGGCCTTCTTCCTGTACACCAAGATGCGGCAACGTGGTCTTCAAGTCACCGGAGGAACCTACACTTCGCTATTCAACGCCTGCGCCAATGCTCCCTCCGTGAGCGATGGCCTGGCCAAGGCCCAAATCCTGCGGGAGAACATGCTCGAGAAGGGCTACGAACCAAATGTGAAAAACTACAATGCCATGATCAAGGCGTATGGAAGGTGTGGCGATG is from Drosophila melanogaster chromosome 3L and encodes:
- the CG4597 gene encoding uncharacterized protein, with the translated sequence MWPLQSLALFSCLGALQVHSIRLRLEHFYVKSFVPDDMFAEYDIVDYEKINVNLTVQVPFPGKLLIHIFVRKLSDQVGGSNYFDLIRMTNKDLCKLLDSLRNITVEEIPGESLLPSTFVVSCPLVPGFYFVENGVIDSKLVPFRIPDGRYMVLFELIQVYEEVMKLISCRIKFSIKTPPGYTEPSLFKNSEENKATEKPVEKTEEASTEVTQSKEDSSEVSNDYE
- the CG15212 gene encoding uncharacterized protein, with product MKYLALTIFVCLMAIALISAVPVDESLIGDNIYQPAFDDVQRPQDPQAIFKLKKLLKLKKLLG
- the CG15213 gene encoding uncharacterized protein, producing MKFLLLSVFLCLAVCFMATSAAPREEAIPDGFEGPGSESVNPSDDQSFLLKLKLLKKLLFLG
- the Yod1 gene encoding Yod1 deubiquitinase, isoform B, with the translated sequence MTGSFSVKLKSKKGQFIVNDLNEHTTLGELKTKIVQATDIEATQLHVLVGYPPKPLDLSQQQEQRALKAVGINSGETLIVEEKAAPAPAAPVPGGTTVEDDEALARRLQAEEEAQLLQETAGGPVAQAADYQLPVAPTESGPNGDFNGILLKKVVPADNSCLFTSIRFVLNGKVDNEGSEMMRHIIAQEVAADPQSYNDAVLGKSNAEYCAWIQKADSWGGAIEVSILSNYYGIEIDVVDIQNAIINRFGEDKNFGLRVFLLFDGIHYDPLYMETSPSAAPATIFPVEELGVYQQAEQLANEAQSSRQYTNVDKFTLRCMQCDVRLVGQVQAQEHAKQTGHKNFGEIXYVLIFGTVYIVAFMLFAYYLLTT
- the Yod1 gene encoding Yod1 deubiquitinase, isoform C is translated as MTGSFSVKLKSKKGQFIVNDLNEHTTLGELKTKIVQATDIEATQLHVLVGYPPKPLDLSQQQEQRALKAVGINSGETLIVEEKAAPAPAAPVPGGTTVEDDEALARRLQAEEEAQLLQETAGGPVAQAADYQLPVAPTESGPNGDFNGILLKKVVPADNSCLFTSIRFVLNGKVDNEGSEMMRHIIAQEVAADPQSYNDAVLGKSNAEYCAWIQKADSWGGAIEVSILSNYYGIEIDVVDIQNAIINRFGEDKNFGLRVFLLFDGIHYDPLYMETSPSAAPATIFPVEELGVYQQAEQLANEAQSSRQYTNVDKFTLRCMQCDVRLVGQVQAQEHAKQTGHKNFGEI
- the CG10674 gene encoding uncharacterized protein: MNMTVDPRRKEKINRYKAPKNQGQSGGANEDMMPDYMNILGMIFSMCGLMMKLKWCAWFALYCSCISFASSRASDDAKQVLSSFMLSVSAVVMSYLQNPAAMTPPWAS